In the Corynebacterium kroppenstedtii genome, one interval contains:
- a CDS encoding YceI family protein — protein sequence MKKPWITLVVIAIVTIVLASVGPVVYKAATDRGTKTDSLTDGDAKAASTDINGSWKIVRGSGKNATSAGYTFHEILPGKSKETSGSTNKVDGSFIVSDQKLEEGSASSDLTSISSDVEKRDINVRRTILNTDEFPKAVFTIKGPVDVSSLPDDGHADEITVPGTMEIHGVKKDIDVKLKALRTGKKLIASSTIPINRRDYDIESPQFVAAKIDETGEINLLLTMEKQ from the coding sequence ATGAAGAAGCCTTGGATCACATTGGTCGTCATAGCAATTGTCACCATTGTCTTAGCATCTGTTGGCCCGGTCGTGTATAAAGCAGCTACCGACCGGGGGACAAAAACTGATTCTCTCACGGACGGCGATGCCAAGGCAGCAAGCACCGATATCAATGGCAGTTGGAAGATTGTCCGAGGATCAGGGAAGAACGCAACATCTGCCGGATATACTTTCCACGAGATTCTTCCTGGTAAATCCAAGGAAACAAGCGGATCAACAAATAAAGTTGACGGGTCATTCATCGTGTCAGATCAAAAGTTGGAAGAAGGATCGGCATCCAGTGATCTGACGTCGATTTCCAGTGATGTTGAAAAACGCGATATCAATGTCCGACGGACCATACTGAACACTGATGAGTTCCCGAAGGCAGTGTTCACAATAAAAGGCCCAGTGGACGTATCATCGTTGCCGGATGACGGACATGCCGATGAGATTACCGTGCCGGGAACCATGGAAATTCACGGCGTGAAAAAAGACATCGACGTGAAGCTAAAGGCACTGCGCACAGGTAAGAAACTGATTGCTTCGAGTACGATTCCGATTAATAGGCGTGACTACGATATCGAATCGCCACAATTCGTCGCAGCTAAGATTGACGAAACGGGCGAGATTAACCTACTGCTAACAATGGAGAAGCAGTAA
- a CDS encoding polyprenol monophosphomannose synthase, whose translation MTQPSDNTLVIIPTYNEKDNLPLIVGRLRKAEPDRVDVLVVDDNSPDGTGDLADQMASDDSHIHVLHRKGKEGLCAAYVAGFRWGLDQNYDVICEMDADGSHAPEQLHLLLDSVNDGADLTIGSRYVPGGETVNWPAYRQFLSRGGNAYINVVLGAGIRDITAGYRAYRRSVLEAVDLDDLSNAGYIFQTDLAWRILQKGFDVREVPITFTERELGESKLSGNFVKDSLLEVTKWGATYRAEQAKELFTSSKRLIRHEVHELIEKQKRRFNS comes from the coding sequence TTGACTCAACCGAGCGACAACACATTGGTCATCATCCCGACGTACAACGAAAAGGATAATTTGCCCCTCATCGTGGGCCGCTTACGCAAAGCAGAACCTGACCGCGTAGACGTCTTAGTCGTCGATGACAATAGCCCCGATGGCACTGGTGATCTTGCTGACCAGATGGCATCCGATGACTCCCATATTCACGTCTTGCACCGCAAGGGCAAAGAAGGCCTGTGCGCAGCGTATGTCGCTGGTTTCCGGTGGGGGCTTGATCAAAATTACGACGTGATCTGTGAAATGGATGCCGACGGCTCCCACGCGCCTGAACAGCTTCACCTTTTGCTCGACTCGGTCAATGATGGTGCGGATTTGACGATTGGTTCGCGGTATGTGCCGGGTGGGGAAACCGTGAATTGGCCTGCGTATCGCCAATTCCTATCTCGGGGTGGAAATGCGTATATCAATGTTGTCTTGGGAGCAGGAATCCGCGATATTACCGCTGGTTACAGGGCTTATCGTCGATCTGTGCTCGAGGCCGTGGATCTCGACGATTTGAGTAACGCAGGCTATATCTTCCAAACGGACCTCGCCTGGCGGATTCTCCAGAAAGGCTTCGATGTTCGGGAGGTGCCGATTACCTTCACGGAACGCGAGCTGGGGGAGTCAAAGCTCTCGGGGAACTTCGTGAAAGATTCCCTCCTCGAAGTAACCAAGTGGGGAGCGACGTATCGAGCCGAGCAAGCGAAAGAGCTGTTTACGTCGTCAAAGCGGTTGATTAGGCATGAAGTGCATGAGTTAATCGAGAAGCAAAAGCGACGGTTTAACTCCTAA
- a CDS encoding RNA polymerase-binding protein RbpA, producing MADRVLRGSRMGAVSYETDRDHDLAPRQLVKYRTEDGKIWEVPFADDAEIPGEWPCQNGKIGELVEGEGTEAKPVKPPRTHWDMLRERRSIDELEKLLNERLDMLKQRRRIAAKMMKEQKEAEEKAKSK from the coding sequence ATGGCAGATCGTGTTCTCCGTGGCAGTCGAATGGGCGCCGTTTCCTACGAAACGGATCGCGACCATGATCTAGCCCCTCGGCAGCTTGTCAAGTACCGCACCGAGGACGGAAAGATATGGGAAGTTCCTTTTGCCGACGACGCTGAAATCCCAGGTGAATGGCCGTGCCAGAATGGCAAAATCGGTGAGCTCGTGGAAGGCGAAGGCACAGAGGCTAAGCCCGTCAAACCACCCCGTACACACTGGGACATGCTTCGCGAACGTCGCAGCATCGATGAGCTTGAAAAGCTTCTTAACGAGCGCCTCGATATGCTTAAGCAGCGCCGTCGTATCGCGGCCAAGATGATGAAGGAACAAAAAGAAGCAGAAGAAAAAGCCAAGTCGAAGTAA
- the lnt gene encoding apolipoprotein N-acyltransferase: protein MPTPRPRSTPRWDEAAHTPGLYNTTRRADYGKRFLYTVIRLSLAAFAGLCVYASYEPNGLWLAAPLGIALLITALQPWGNRSPAPSAWLGALIAFTQGLITYLFYLPWIGEYVGSLPWIALSIVEALYSLLFGAGTVFLLRAGRASRKREPRELSARSQRGSSDSARGDSASKKWSSSGGRLSGRGRSSRVHRTITANEFLFTVIGIPTWYLAVEYARSHWPFGGFAWTRLAWGQVSGPLLSLARIGGPALITVATVTMGVGITIIFRRVWIPGLVITLIIPIVAGLAWSQVDAGPNPSTERIDSFAASKNGVEARGSGTQSQSIKMVSKDSGITYYRASDSSSPENLVTVAVVQGNVPRLGLDFNDQQRAVLANHRDATLALARRIEEHKSPKPDFVVWPENSSDVDPFLDPLAQDEIQQAAEAVGVPILVGTLTHPGDQERNTIVVWDPETGPGERHDKVYLQPFGEYMPWRGFFRHFSSYVDMAGNFGPGDDNGVIHVRSGTTNALIPVGVGTCYEVAFDGAFQHAVEGGAQIFTVPTNNATFGFTDMSYQQLAMSRLRSVEYDRATVVAATSGVSAIIRPDGRVSERTQIFTEGILHAQLPLRATRTIASYSATFIEWALCGLGVVMVLGAAISQRKPQRVKSK, encoded by the coding sequence ATGCCCACACCGCGCCCACGATCAACACCCCGATGGGACGAGGCAGCGCACACACCCGGCCTGTACAACACCACACGCAGAGCCGACTACGGCAAGCGATTCCTCTACACAGTCATACGACTCTCGCTCGCCGCATTCGCAGGGCTGTGCGTCTACGCGTCATACGAACCAAACGGCCTGTGGCTCGCAGCCCCACTCGGCATTGCCTTGCTGATCACCGCCCTACAACCATGGGGCAACAGATCACCCGCACCCAGCGCGTGGCTCGGTGCCCTCATAGCCTTCACCCAGGGACTCATCACCTACCTCTTCTATCTCCCCTGGATCGGAGAATACGTCGGTTCGCTACCATGGATCGCCTTATCCATCGTCGAAGCGCTATATTCGCTGCTATTCGGTGCGGGAACTGTCTTTCTACTTCGCGCCGGGCGTGCTTCCCGAAAGCGTGAACCGCGTGAATTATCTGCTCGCTCTCAGAGGGGAAGCTCAGACTCTGCTCGAGGGGACTCGGCATCGAAGAAGTGGTCCTCGTCGGGGGGGCGTTTAAGTGGTCGTGGCCGCAGCAGTCGAGTCCATCGTACGATTACCGCCAACGAGTTCCTCTTTACGGTCATTGGGATTCCCACGTGGTATCTTGCGGTCGAGTATGCACGGTCGCATTGGCCTTTTGGAGGCTTTGCGTGGACCCGTTTAGCGTGGGGGCAGGTATCTGGCCCCTTGCTATCTCTTGCCCGAATCGGTGGACCCGCACTCATCACTGTGGCAACGGTGACGATGGGGGTCGGAATAACCATCATCTTTCGTCGGGTGTGGATCCCTGGCTTGGTCATTACCCTTATTATCCCTATTGTTGCGGGATTGGCCTGGTCACAGGTGGACGCGGGTCCCAATCCTTCAACTGAGCGCATTGACTCTTTTGCGGCATCGAAAAATGGGGTAGAAGCTCGCGGGTCAGGAACCCAGTCACAATCGATAAAGATGGTGTCCAAAGACTCAGGTATCACTTATTATCGTGCCAGTGATTCGTCGTCACCCGAAAATCTCGTGACAGTCGCAGTCGTGCAAGGCAATGTCCCGCGGTTGGGGCTCGATTTTAATGATCAGCAGCGTGCAGTATTAGCAAATCATCGTGACGCCACATTGGCCTTGGCTCGTCGGATCGAGGAGCATAAATCGCCCAAGCCAGATTTTGTCGTATGGCCCGAGAATTCGTCAGATGTTGATCCTTTTCTTGACCCTCTTGCCCAAGATGAGATTCAACAAGCAGCAGAAGCTGTGGGGGTCCCGATTCTCGTCGGGACGCTCACGCACCCGGGTGACCAGGAGCGCAATACTATCGTCGTCTGGGACCCCGAGACTGGGCCAGGGGAGAGGCACGATAAGGTCTATCTCCAACCATTCGGAGAATACATGCCATGGAGAGGGTTTTTCAGACACTTTTCGTCCTACGTAGATATGGCAGGGAATTTCGGCCCTGGCGACGATAACGGCGTTATCCACGTTCGATCGGGCACAACGAATGCTCTCATTCCAGTTGGCGTCGGCACCTGTTACGAAGTCGCGTTTGATGGCGCCTTCCAACATGCTGTGGAGGGGGGCGCGCAAATCTTCACAGTCCCGACGAATAACGCAACCTTTGGTTTCACGGATATGTCGTACCAGCAATTGGCGATGAGCAGATTGCGTTCTGTGGAATATGACCGCGCCACGGTCGTTGCCGCTACGTCGGGCGTGTCAGCTATCATTCGGCCAGATGGGCGAGTGTCTGAGCGTACCCAGATTTTCACAGAGGGGATTCTCCATGCCCAGCTTCCGCTTCGTGCAACGCGAACCATTGCTTCTTATTCGGCGACGTTCATCGAGTGGGCGCTGTGCGGGCTTGGTGTCGTCATGGTCCTGGGTGCCGCTATCTCACAGCGAAAGCCACAGCGGGTAAAGTCAAAGTAG
- a CDS encoding pyrimidine dimer DNA glycosylase/endonuclease V, translating into MRIWSLHPRLLDRRGLVACWRETLLAQKVLRGLTKGYTSHPQLERFKATDNPMLSVATYLHALADEADSRGYNSNRDRIAYSSDDLAQAAQAPNSIPVTIGQLRYELRFLGTKVANRDPEWLSSTLNSYLQPTDSDENQVIPPAHPLFDVIEGPIESWEKVKDI; encoded by the coding sequence ATGCGCATCTGGTCACTACACCCCCGCCTGCTAGACCGTCGCGGACTCGTCGCATGTTGGCGGGAAACTTTACTCGCGCAAAAAGTTCTCCGTGGACTCACTAAGGGCTACACGAGCCATCCGCAGCTGGAAAGGTTTAAGGCCACCGACAATCCCATGTTATCGGTTGCGACATATTTACACGCGCTCGCTGATGAAGCTGACTCTCGTGGATATAACTCTAACCGCGACCGCATCGCCTATAGCTCGGACGATCTAGCCCAGGCTGCACAAGCCCCGAACTCAATCCCCGTGACGATAGGCCAGCTCCGCTACGAACTCCGGTTCCTCGGTACAAAAGTGGCCAACCGAGATCCCGAGTGGCTGTCGTCCACTCTCAACAGTTATCTCCAGCCCACTGACAGTGATGAGAATCAAGTCATTCCCCCAGCTCATCCACTATTCGACGTCATTGA